One segment of Canis aureus isolate CA01 chromosome 27, VMU_Caureus_v.1.0, whole genome shotgun sequence DNA contains the following:
- the LOC144299368 gene encoding nebulin-like yields MSLMHAKNQKHLASNRLYKSVYEKNKMRIHIVPDMVEMVTAKESQKKGSEIDYCLHLCEWICHPDLQVNSHIRKVTDQIYSNIVYKDDLNWLKGIGCYISDIPEILHAKHAYVLCNHIKYKSHTQKTRNGYKLVTDTQVYVQAVKSGKQLSDAIYHHDYMDSVRGKVAATMKTMELDGPFMHTSSRVSIILSSSIHVYGQLYHRLKDKIHTTPDTPEIRQVKKTQEAVSELIYKSDFFKMQGHVISLPYTPQVIRCRYVGDITSDV; encoded by the exons ATGTCCCTGATGCATGCTAAGAACCAGAAGCATCTGGCTAGCAAT CGCCTATATAAATCAGTTTATGAAAAGAACAAGATGAGAATCCACATCGTGCCTGACATGGTGGAGATGGTTACTGCTAAGGAATCTCAGAAGAAAGGCAGTGAGATTGATTACTGCCTACACCTCTGTGAGTGGATTTGCCACCCTGACTTGCAAGTCAACAGCCACATCAGGAAAGTCACAGATCAGATCTACAGCAAC ATTGTATACAAGGATGACCTCAACTGGCTAAAGGGCATTGGATGCTACATCTCGGACATTCCTGAAATTCTTCATGCCAAGCATGCTTATGTTCTATGTAACCAT ATCAAGTACAAATCTCACACACAGAAGACCAGGAATGGCTACAAGTTGGTCACAGACACACAAGTCTATGTGCAGGCTGTGAAAAGTGGGAAACAACTGAGTGAT GCCATCTACCACCATGACTACATGGATAGCGTCAGAGGCAAGGTGGCTGCAACTATGAAAACCATGGAACTGGATGGGCCCTTCATGCACACAAGCTCCAGAGTGAG catcatactctccagttccatccacgtgtaTGGACAATTGTACCACAGACTGAAAGACAAGATTCACACAACTCCTGATACACCTGAAATCCGCCAAGTCAAGAAGACACAAGAGGCTGTCAGTGAG TTGATCTACAAATCAGACTTCTTCAAGATGCAAGGCCACGTGATCTCACTGCCTTACACACCCCAAGTGATCCGTTGCCGCTACGTGGGAGACATCACCAGTGAC gtctaA